The Prinia subflava isolate CZ2003 ecotype Zambia chromosome 13, Cam_Psub_1.2, whole genome shotgun sequence genome contains a region encoding:
- the DPEP1 gene encoding dipeptidase 1 isoform X1 produces MRCPLGPAISTWLRAIPKKPHQGLVLGRSPQLEPAGMRSIRRIAVPQFPLGTLQRDGRVGDPSTHGGAAAAPHRGRATPAASPGACGGSGAMAGGGSGVAGAHPSPVTARKPENLIHSRRRQGLPECPGPGSPLVPSSTQQEKMPGGSVWVLVLALALPSTGQQHLEEAKRIMNTTPVIDGHNDLPWQLLRKFNNQLRLPKANLTLLNDTHTNIPKLRQGHVGGQFWSVYVPCETQNKDAVRRTLEQMDVVQRMCDLYPETFACVTDSHGIEEAFRSGKVASLMGVEGGHSIDSSLGVLRTLYRLGARYMTLTHSCNTPWADNWLVDTKDEKPVHHGLSPFGKMVVEEMNRLGMIVDLAHVSVDTMKVVLNISKAPVIFSHSSAYSICRHRRNVPDDVLQLVASTGSLVMVNFYNAYVTCSDKAKLSDVADHLDYVKKVAGAQAVGFGGDYDGVSGVPTGLEDVSKYPALVAELLARNWTEKEVRGALAENLLRVFKEVERVKRSLQGTAAHETPIAFEELEQQCRTSYGYPNDAGTAQRPPAALALALAMALPLSVLS; encoded by the exons ATGAGGTGTCCACTTGGACCGGCCATCTCCACGTGGCTCCGTGCCATTCCTAAGAAGCCCCACCAAGGCCTCGTGCTGGGAAGGTCACCAcagctggagccagcagggatgCGCAGCATCCGCAGGATAGcggtgcctcagtttcccctcgGGACGCTGCAGCGGGACGGGCGTGTGGGGGATCCCAGCACACACGGAGGAGCAGCGGCAGCCCCACACCGCGGCCGTGCCACCCCCGCTGCCTCCCCCGGGGCATGTGGCGGCTCCGGCGCCATGGCGgggggtggctctggggtggctggagcccatcccagccccgtCACCGCACGCAAGCCGGAAAACTTAATTCACAGCCGTCGCAGGCAGGGACTGCCCGAGTGTCCCGGGCCGGG GTCCCCCCTtgtccccagcagcacccagcaggagAAGATGCCAGGTGGGAGCGTgtgggtgctggtgctggcgctggcactgcccagcactggacagcagcacctggaggaGGCCAAGCGCATCATGAACACCACGCCGGTCATCGACGG gcacaATGACCTGCCCTGGCAGCTTCTCAGGAAGTTCAACAACCAGCTGAGGCTGCCAAAAGCCAACCTGACCCTGCTGAACGACACCCACACCAACATCCCCAAACTGCGCCAGGGGCACGTGGGAGGGCAG TTCTGGTCGGTGTACGTGCCCTGTGAGACACAGAACAAGGACGCGGTGAGGCGCACGCTGGAGCAGATGGACGTGGTGCAGCGCATGTGCGACCTGTACCCCGAGACCTTCGCCTGCGTCACCGACAGCCACG GTATCGAGGAGGCGTTCCGGAGCGGGAAGGTGGCCAGCCTCATGGGGGTGGAGGGTGGCCACTCCATTGACAGCAGCCTGGGCGTCCTGCGCACCCTCTACCGCCTGGGCGCCCGCTACATGACCCTCACCCACAGCTGTAACACCCCCTG ggctgacaACTGGCTGGTGGACACCAAGGATGAAAAACCTGTGCACCACGGCCTCTCACCTTTTGGGAAG atggTGGTGGAGGAGATGAACCGCCTGGGCATGATTGTGGACCTGGCCCACGTCTCGGTGGACACGATGAAGGTCGTGCTGAACATCTCCAAAGCCCCCGTCATCTTCAGCCACTCATCTGCCTACAGCATCTGCCGGCACCGCCGCAATGTGCCCGACGACGTGCTGCAGCTGGTG GCCTCCACGGGCAGCTTGGTGATGGTCAACTTCTACAACGCCTACGTGACCTGCAGTGACAAGGCCAAGCTGTCCGACGTTGCTG ACCACCTGGACTATGTGAAGAAGGTGGCCGGTGCCCAGGCTGTCGGCTTCGGCGGGGACTACGACGGGGTCTCAGG ggtCCCCACTGGCCTGGAAGACGTCTCCAAGTATCCTGCGCTGGTGGCCGAGCTGCTGGCGAGGAACTGGACAGAGAAGGAGGTGAGGGGGGCCCTGGCTGAGAACCTGCTCCGGGTCTTCAAAGAAGTGGAGAGG GTGAAGAGGagcctgcagggcacagctgcccacGAGACCCCCATCGCCTTcgaggagctggagcagcagtgcagaacCAGCTACGGGTACCCCAACGATGCTGGCACCGCGCAGCGCCCTCCGGCAGCCCTGGCGCTGGCGCTGGCAATGGCCCTGCCCCTCTCCGTGCTGTCCTAG
- the DPEP1 gene encoding dipeptidase 1 isoform X2, translating into MRCPLGPAISTWLRAIPKKPHQGLVLGRSPQLEPAGMRSIRRIAVPQFPLGTLQRDGRVGDPSTHGGAAAAPHRGRATPAASPGACGGSGAMAGGGSGVAGAHPSPVTARKPENLIHSRRRQGLPECPGPGSTQQEKMPGGSVWVLVLALALPSTGQQHLEEAKRIMNTTPVIDGHNDLPWQLLRKFNNQLRLPKANLTLLNDTHTNIPKLRQGHVGGQFWSVYVPCETQNKDAVRRTLEQMDVVQRMCDLYPETFACVTDSHGIEEAFRSGKVASLMGVEGGHSIDSSLGVLRTLYRLGARYMTLTHSCNTPWADNWLVDTKDEKPVHHGLSPFGKMVVEEMNRLGMIVDLAHVSVDTMKVVLNISKAPVIFSHSSAYSICRHRRNVPDDVLQLVASTGSLVMVNFYNAYVTCSDKAKLSDVADHLDYVKKVAGAQAVGFGGDYDGVSGVPTGLEDVSKYPALVAELLARNWTEKEVRGALAENLLRVFKEVERVKRSLQGTAAHETPIAFEELEQQCRTSYGYPNDAGTAQRPPAALALALAMALPLSVLS; encoded by the exons ATGAGGTGTCCACTTGGACCGGCCATCTCCACGTGGCTCCGTGCCATTCCTAAGAAGCCCCACCAAGGCCTCGTGCTGGGAAGGTCACCAcagctggagccagcagggatgCGCAGCATCCGCAGGATAGcggtgcctcagtttcccctcgGGACGCTGCAGCGGGACGGGCGTGTGGGGGATCCCAGCACACACGGAGGAGCAGCGGCAGCCCCACACCGCGGCCGTGCCACCCCCGCTGCCTCCCCCGGGGCATGTGGCGGCTCCGGCGCCATGGCGgggggtggctctggggtggctggagcccatcccagccccgtCACCGCACGCAAGCCGGAAAACTTAATTCACAGCCGTCGCAGGCAGGGACTGCCCGAGTGTCCCGGGCCGGG cagcacccagcaggagAAGATGCCAGGTGGGAGCGTgtgggtgctggtgctggcgctggcactgcccagcactggacagcagcacctggaggaGGCCAAGCGCATCATGAACACCACGCCGGTCATCGACGG gcacaATGACCTGCCCTGGCAGCTTCTCAGGAAGTTCAACAACCAGCTGAGGCTGCCAAAAGCCAACCTGACCCTGCTGAACGACACCCACACCAACATCCCCAAACTGCGCCAGGGGCACGTGGGAGGGCAG TTCTGGTCGGTGTACGTGCCCTGTGAGACACAGAACAAGGACGCGGTGAGGCGCACGCTGGAGCAGATGGACGTGGTGCAGCGCATGTGCGACCTGTACCCCGAGACCTTCGCCTGCGTCACCGACAGCCACG GTATCGAGGAGGCGTTCCGGAGCGGGAAGGTGGCCAGCCTCATGGGGGTGGAGGGTGGCCACTCCATTGACAGCAGCCTGGGCGTCCTGCGCACCCTCTACCGCCTGGGCGCCCGCTACATGACCCTCACCCACAGCTGTAACACCCCCTG ggctgacaACTGGCTGGTGGACACCAAGGATGAAAAACCTGTGCACCACGGCCTCTCACCTTTTGGGAAG atggTGGTGGAGGAGATGAACCGCCTGGGCATGATTGTGGACCTGGCCCACGTCTCGGTGGACACGATGAAGGTCGTGCTGAACATCTCCAAAGCCCCCGTCATCTTCAGCCACTCATCTGCCTACAGCATCTGCCGGCACCGCCGCAATGTGCCCGACGACGTGCTGCAGCTGGTG GCCTCCACGGGCAGCTTGGTGATGGTCAACTTCTACAACGCCTACGTGACCTGCAGTGACAAGGCCAAGCTGTCCGACGTTGCTG ACCACCTGGACTATGTGAAGAAGGTGGCCGGTGCCCAGGCTGTCGGCTTCGGCGGGGACTACGACGGGGTCTCAGG ggtCCCCACTGGCCTGGAAGACGTCTCCAAGTATCCTGCGCTGGTGGCCGAGCTGCTGGCGAGGAACTGGACAGAGAAGGAGGTGAGGGGGGCCCTGGCTGAGAACCTGCTCCGGGTCTTCAAAGAAGTGGAGAGG GTGAAGAGGagcctgcagggcacagctgcccacGAGACCCCCATCGCCTTcgaggagctggagcagcagtgcagaacCAGCTACGGGTACCCCAACGATGCTGGCACCGCGCAGCGCCCTCCGGCAGCCCTGGCGCTGGCGCTGGCAATGGCCCTGCCCCTCTCCGTGCTGTCCTAG
- the DPEP1 gene encoding dipeptidase 1 isoform X3, whose protein sequence is MRCPLGPAISTWLRAIPKKPHQGLVLGRSPQLEPAGMRSIRRIAVPQFPLGTLQRDGRVGDPSTHGGAAAAPHRGRATPAASPGACGGSGAMAGGGSGVAGAHPSPVTARKPENLIHSRRRQGLPECPGPGTQQEKMPGGSVWVLVLALALPSTGQQHLEEAKRIMNTTPVIDGHNDLPWQLLRKFNNQLRLPKANLTLLNDTHTNIPKLRQGHVGGQFWSVYVPCETQNKDAVRRTLEQMDVVQRMCDLYPETFACVTDSHGIEEAFRSGKVASLMGVEGGHSIDSSLGVLRTLYRLGARYMTLTHSCNTPWADNWLVDTKDEKPVHHGLSPFGKMVVEEMNRLGMIVDLAHVSVDTMKVVLNISKAPVIFSHSSAYSICRHRRNVPDDVLQLVASTGSLVMVNFYNAYVTCSDKAKLSDVADHLDYVKKVAGAQAVGFGGDYDGVSGVPTGLEDVSKYPALVAELLARNWTEKEVRGALAENLLRVFKEVERVKRSLQGTAAHETPIAFEELEQQCRTSYGYPNDAGTAQRPPAALALALAMALPLSVLS, encoded by the exons ATGAGGTGTCCACTTGGACCGGCCATCTCCACGTGGCTCCGTGCCATTCCTAAGAAGCCCCACCAAGGCCTCGTGCTGGGAAGGTCACCAcagctggagccagcagggatgCGCAGCATCCGCAGGATAGcggtgcctcagtttcccctcgGGACGCTGCAGCGGGACGGGCGTGTGGGGGATCCCAGCACACACGGAGGAGCAGCGGCAGCCCCACACCGCGGCCGTGCCACCCCCGCTGCCTCCCCCGGGGCATGTGGCGGCTCCGGCGCCATGGCGgggggtggctctggggtggctggagcccatcccagccccgtCACCGCACGCAAGCCGGAAAACTTAATTCACAGCCGTCGCAGGCAGGGACTGCCCGAGTGTCCCGGGCCGGG cacccagcaggagAAGATGCCAGGTGGGAGCGTgtgggtgctggtgctggcgctggcactgcccagcactggacagcagcacctggaggaGGCCAAGCGCATCATGAACACCACGCCGGTCATCGACGG gcacaATGACCTGCCCTGGCAGCTTCTCAGGAAGTTCAACAACCAGCTGAGGCTGCCAAAAGCCAACCTGACCCTGCTGAACGACACCCACACCAACATCCCCAAACTGCGCCAGGGGCACGTGGGAGGGCAG TTCTGGTCGGTGTACGTGCCCTGTGAGACACAGAACAAGGACGCGGTGAGGCGCACGCTGGAGCAGATGGACGTGGTGCAGCGCATGTGCGACCTGTACCCCGAGACCTTCGCCTGCGTCACCGACAGCCACG GTATCGAGGAGGCGTTCCGGAGCGGGAAGGTGGCCAGCCTCATGGGGGTGGAGGGTGGCCACTCCATTGACAGCAGCCTGGGCGTCCTGCGCACCCTCTACCGCCTGGGCGCCCGCTACATGACCCTCACCCACAGCTGTAACACCCCCTG ggctgacaACTGGCTGGTGGACACCAAGGATGAAAAACCTGTGCACCACGGCCTCTCACCTTTTGGGAAG atggTGGTGGAGGAGATGAACCGCCTGGGCATGATTGTGGACCTGGCCCACGTCTCGGTGGACACGATGAAGGTCGTGCTGAACATCTCCAAAGCCCCCGTCATCTTCAGCCACTCATCTGCCTACAGCATCTGCCGGCACCGCCGCAATGTGCCCGACGACGTGCTGCAGCTGGTG GCCTCCACGGGCAGCTTGGTGATGGTCAACTTCTACAACGCCTACGTGACCTGCAGTGACAAGGCCAAGCTGTCCGACGTTGCTG ACCACCTGGACTATGTGAAGAAGGTGGCCGGTGCCCAGGCTGTCGGCTTCGGCGGGGACTACGACGGGGTCTCAGG ggtCCCCACTGGCCTGGAAGACGTCTCCAAGTATCCTGCGCTGGTGGCCGAGCTGCTGGCGAGGAACTGGACAGAGAAGGAGGTGAGGGGGGCCCTGGCTGAGAACCTGCTCCGGGTCTTCAAAGAAGTGGAGAGG GTGAAGAGGagcctgcagggcacagctgcccacGAGACCCCCATCGCCTTcgaggagctggagcagcagtgcagaacCAGCTACGGGTACCCCAACGATGCTGGCACCGCGCAGCGCCCTCCGGCAGCCCTGGCGCTGGCGCTGGCAATGGCCCTGCCCCTCTCCGTGCTGTCCTAG
- the DPEP1 gene encoding dipeptidase 1 isoform X4 — MDASAGEAEAPTGLAFSQPKKIWASLEGLGASPRLGGEALARHSHRGWAGGGRGRGALALPSGHRAPGEGSPLVPSSTQQEKMPGGSVWVLVLALALPSTGQQHLEEAKRIMNTTPVIDGHNDLPWQLLRKFNNQLRLPKANLTLLNDTHTNIPKLRQGHVGGQFWSVYVPCETQNKDAVRRTLEQMDVVQRMCDLYPETFACVTDSHGIEEAFRSGKVASLMGVEGGHSIDSSLGVLRTLYRLGARYMTLTHSCNTPWADNWLVDTKDEKPVHHGLSPFGKMVVEEMNRLGMIVDLAHVSVDTMKVVLNISKAPVIFSHSSAYSICRHRRNVPDDVLQLVASTGSLVMVNFYNAYVTCSDKAKLSDVADHLDYVKKVAGAQAVGFGGDYDGVSGVPTGLEDVSKYPALVAELLARNWTEKEVRGALAENLLRVFKEVERVKRSLQGTAAHETPIAFEELEQQCRTSYGYPNDAGTAQRPPAALALALAMALPLSVLS, encoded by the exons ATGGATGCCAGTGCCGGGGAGGCTGAGGCGCCGACGGGACTGGCATTTTCCCAACCGAAAAAAATCTGGGCTTCATTAGAGGGACTGGGAGCGTCACCGCGGCTCGGaggagaggccctggcacggCACAGCcaccggggctgggctgggggaggccGTGGCCGTGGAGCCTTGGCACTGCCAAGCGGGCACAGGGCACCCGGGGAGGG GTCCCCCCTtgtccccagcagcacccagcaggagAAGATGCCAGGTGGGAGCGTgtgggtgctggtgctggcgctggcactgcccagcactggacagcagcacctggaggaGGCCAAGCGCATCATGAACACCACGCCGGTCATCGACGG gcacaATGACCTGCCCTGGCAGCTTCTCAGGAAGTTCAACAACCAGCTGAGGCTGCCAAAAGCCAACCTGACCCTGCTGAACGACACCCACACCAACATCCCCAAACTGCGCCAGGGGCACGTGGGAGGGCAG TTCTGGTCGGTGTACGTGCCCTGTGAGACACAGAACAAGGACGCGGTGAGGCGCACGCTGGAGCAGATGGACGTGGTGCAGCGCATGTGCGACCTGTACCCCGAGACCTTCGCCTGCGTCACCGACAGCCACG GTATCGAGGAGGCGTTCCGGAGCGGGAAGGTGGCCAGCCTCATGGGGGTGGAGGGTGGCCACTCCATTGACAGCAGCCTGGGCGTCCTGCGCACCCTCTACCGCCTGGGCGCCCGCTACATGACCCTCACCCACAGCTGTAACACCCCCTG ggctgacaACTGGCTGGTGGACACCAAGGATGAAAAACCTGTGCACCACGGCCTCTCACCTTTTGGGAAG atggTGGTGGAGGAGATGAACCGCCTGGGCATGATTGTGGACCTGGCCCACGTCTCGGTGGACACGATGAAGGTCGTGCTGAACATCTCCAAAGCCCCCGTCATCTTCAGCCACTCATCTGCCTACAGCATCTGCCGGCACCGCCGCAATGTGCCCGACGACGTGCTGCAGCTGGTG GCCTCCACGGGCAGCTTGGTGATGGTCAACTTCTACAACGCCTACGTGACCTGCAGTGACAAGGCCAAGCTGTCCGACGTTGCTG ACCACCTGGACTATGTGAAGAAGGTGGCCGGTGCCCAGGCTGTCGGCTTCGGCGGGGACTACGACGGGGTCTCAGG ggtCCCCACTGGCCTGGAAGACGTCTCCAAGTATCCTGCGCTGGTGGCCGAGCTGCTGGCGAGGAACTGGACAGAGAAGGAGGTGAGGGGGGCCCTGGCTGAGAACCTGCTCCGGGTCTTCAAAGAAGTGGAGAGG GTGAAGAGGagcctgcagggcacagctgcccacGAGACCCCCATCGCCTTcgaggagctggagcagcagtgcagaacCAGCTACGGGTACCCCAACGATGCTGGCACCGCGCAGCGCCCTCCGGCAGCCCTGGCGCTGGCGCTGGCAATGGCCCTGCCCCTCTCCGTGCTGTCCTAG
- the DPEP1 gene encoding dipeptidase 1 isoform X5, giving the protein MDASAGEAEAPTGLAFSQPKKIWASLEGLGASPRLGGEALARHSHRGWAGGGRGRGALALPSGHRAPGEGSTQQEKMPGGSVWVLVLALALPSTGQQHLEEAKRIMNTTPVIDGHNDLPWQLLRKFNNQLRLPKANLTLLNDTHTNIPKLRQGHVGGQFWSVYVPCETQNKDAVRRTLEQMDVVQRMCDLYPETFACVTDSHGIEEAFRSGKVASLMGVEGGHSIDSSLGVLRTLYRLGARYMTLTHSCNTPWADNWLVDTKDEKPVHHGLSPFGKMVVEEMNRLGMIVDLAHVSVDTMKVVLNISKAPVIFSHSSAYSICRHRRNVPDDVLQLVASTGSLVMVNFYNAYVTCSDKAKLSDVADHLDYVKKVAGAQAVGFGGDYDGVSGVPTGLEDVSKYPALVAELLARNWTEKEVRGALAENLLRVFKEVERVKRSLQGTAAHETPIAFEELEQQCRTSYGYPNDAGTAQRPPAALALALAMALPLSVLS; this is encoded by the exons ATGGATGCCAGTGCCGGGGAGGCTGAGGCGCCGACGGGACTGGCATTTTCCCAACCGAAAAAAATCTGGGCTTCATTAGAGGGACTGGGAGCGTCACCGCGGCTCGGaggagaggccctggcacggCACAGCcaccggggctgggctgggggaggccGTGGCCGTGGAGCCTTGGCACTGCCAAGCGGGCACAGGGCACCCGGGGAGGG cagcacccagcaggagAAGATGCCAGGTGGGAGCGTgtgggtgctggtgctggcgctggcactgcccagcactggacagcagcacctggaggaGGCCAAGCGCATCATGAACACCACGCCGGTCATCGACGG gcacaATGACCTGCCCTGGCAGCTTCTCAGGAAGTTCAACAACCAGCTGAGGCTGCCAAAAGCCAACCTGACCCTGCTGAACGACACCCACACCAACATCCCCAAACTGCGCCAGGGGCACGTGGGAGGGCAG TTCTGGTCGGTGTACGTGCCCTGTGAGACACAGAACAAGGACGCGGTGAGGCGCACGCTGGAGCAGATGGACGTGGTGCAGCGCATGTGCGACCTGTACCCCGAGACCTTCGCCTGCGTCACCGACAGCCACG GTATCGAGGAGGCGTTCCGGAGCGGGAAGGTGGCCAGCCTCATGGGGGTGGAGGGTGGCCACTCCATTGACAGCAGCCTGGGCGTCCTGCGCACCCTCTACCGCCTGGGCGCCCGCTACATGACCCTCACCCACAGCTGTAACACCCCCTG ggctgacaACTGGCTGGTGGACACCAAGGATGAAAAACCTGTGCACCACGGCCTCTCACCTTTTGGGAAG atggTGGTGGAGGAGATGAACCGCCTGGGCATGATTGTGGACCTGGCCCACGTCTCGGTGGACACGATGAAGGTCGTGCTGAACATCTCCAAAGCCCCCGTCATCTTCAGCCACTCATCTGCCTACAGCATCTGCCGGCACCGCCGCAATGTGCCCGACGACGTGCTGCAGCTGGTG GCCTCCACGGGCAGCTTGGTGATGGTCAACTTCTACAACGCCTACGTGACCTGCAGTGACAAGGCCAAGCTGTCCGACGTTGCTG ACCACCTGGACTATGTGAAGAAGGTGGCCGGTGCCCAGGCTGTCGGCTTCGGCGGGGACTACGACGGGGTCTCAGG ggtCCCCACTGGCCTGGAAGACGTCTCCAAGTATCCTGCGCTGGTGGCCGAGCTGCTGGCGAGGAACTGGACAGAGAAGGAGGTGAGGGGGGCCCTGGCTGAGAACCTGCTCCGGGTCTTCAAAGAAGTGGAGAGG GTGAAGAGGagcctgcagggcacagctgcccacGAGACCCCCATCGCCTTcgaggagctggagcagcagtgcagaacCAGCTACGGGTACCCCAACGATGCTGGCACCGCGCAGCGCCCTCCGGCAGCCCTGGCGCTGGCGCTGGCAATGGCCCTGCCCCTCTCCGTGCTGTCCTAG
- the DPEP1 gene encoding dipeptidase 1 isoform X6, whose translation MDASAGEAEAPTGLAFSQPKKIWASLEGLGASPRLGGEALARHSHRGWAGGGRGRGALALPSGHRAPGEGTQQEKMPGGSVWVLVLALALPSTGQQHLEEAKRIMNTTPVIDGHNDLPWQLLRKFNNQLRLPKANLTLLNDTHTNIPKLRQGHVGGQFWSVYVPCETQNKDAVRRTLEQMDVVQRMCDLYPETFACVTDSHGIEEAFRSGKVASLMGVEGGHSIDSSLGVLRTLYRLGARYMTLTHSCNTPWADNWLVDTKDEKPVHHGLSPFGKMVVEEMNRLGMIVDLAHVSVDTMKVVLNISKAPVIFSHSSAYSICRHRRNVPDDVLQLVASTGSLVMVNFYNAYVTCSDKAKLSDVADHLDYVKKVAGAQAVGFGGDYDGVSGVPTGLEDVSKYPALVAELLARNWTEKEVRGALAENLLRVFKEVERVKRSLQGTAAHETPIAFEELEQQCRTSYGYPNDAGTAQRPPAALALALAMALPLSVLS comes from the exons ATGGATGCCAGTGCCGGGGAGGCTGAGGCGCCGACGGGACTGGCATTTTCCCAACCGAAAAAAATCTGGGCTTCATTAGAGGGACTGGGAGCGTCACCGCGGCTCGGaggagaggccctggcacggCACAGCcaccggggctgggctgggggaggccGTGGCCGTGGAGCCTTGGCACTGCCAAGCGGGCACAGGGCACCCGGGGAGGG cacccagcaggagAAGATGCCAGGTGGGAGCGTgtgggtgctggtgctggcgctggcactgcccagcactggacagcagcacctggaggaGGCCAAGCGCATCATGAACACCACGCCGGTCATCGACGG gcacaATGACCTGCCCTGGCAGCTTCTCAGGAAGTTCAACAACCAGCTGAGGCTGCCAAAAGCCAACCTGACCCTGCTGAACGACACCCACACCAACATCCCCAAACTGCGCCAGGGGCACGTGGGAGGGCAG TTCTGGTCGGTGTACGTGCCCTGTGAGACACAGAACAAGGACGCGGTGAGGCGCACGCTGGAGCAGATGGACGTGGTGCAGCGCATGTGCGACCTGTACCCCGAGACCTTCGCCTGCGTCACCGACAGCCACG GTATCGAGGAGGCGTTCCGGAGCGGGAAGGTGGCCAGCCTCATGGGGGTGGAGGGTGGCCACTCCATTGACAGCAGCCTGGGCGTCCTGCGCACCCTCTACCGCCTGGGCGCCCGCTACATGACCCTCACCCACAGCTGTAACACCCCCTG ggctgacaACTGGCTGGTGGACACCAAGGATGAAAAACCTGTGCACCACGGCCTCTCACCTTTTGGGAAG atggTGGTGGAGGAGATGAACCGCCTGGGCATGATTGTGGACCTGGCCCACGTCTCGGTGGACACGATGAAGGTCGTGCTGAACATCTCCAAAGCCCCCGTCATCTTCAGCCACTCATCTGCCTACAGCATCTGCCGGCACCGCCGCAATGTGCCCGACGACGTGCTGCAGCTGGTG GCCTCCACGGGCAGCTTGGTGATGGTCAACTTCTACAACGCCTACGTGACCTGCAGTGACAAGGCCAAGCTGTCCGACGTTGCTG ACCACCTGGACTATGTGAAGAAGGTGGCCGGTGCCCAGGCTGTCGGCTTCGGCGGGGACTACGACGGGGTCTCAGG ggtCCCCACTGGCCTGGAAGACGTCTCCAAGTATCCTGCGCTGGTGGCCGAGCTGCTGGCGAGGAACTGGACAGAGAAGGAGGTGAGGGGGGCCCTGGCTGAGAACCTGCTCCGGGTCTTCAAAGAAGTGGAGAGG GTGAAGAGGagcctgcagggcacagctgcccacGAGACCCCCATCGCCTTcgaggagctggagcagcagtgcagaacCAGCTACGGGTACCCCAACGATGCTGGCACCGCGCAGCGCCCTCCGGCAGCCCTGGCGCTGGCGCTGGCAATGGCCCTGCCCCTCTCCGTGCTGTCCTAG
- the CHMP1A gene encoding charged multivesicular body protein 1a → MDDTLFQLKFTAKQLEKLSKKAEKDSKAEQAKVKKALQQKNVECARVYAENAIRKKNEGLNWLRMASRVDAVASKVQTAVTMKGVTKNMAQVTKALDKALSSMDLQKVSAVMDKFEQQVQNLDVHTSVMEDSMSSATTLSTPQEQVDSLIVQIAEENGLEIMDQLSQLPEGASAVGESSVRSQEDQLSRRLAALRN, encoded by the exons ATGGACG ACACGCTCTTCCAGCTGAAG TTCACAGCgaagcagctggagaagctCTCCAAGAAAGCCGAGAAGGACTCCAAGGCCGAGCAAGCCAAGGTCAAGAAG GCGCTGCAGCAGAAGAACGTGGAGTGTGCGCGGGTGTACGCCGAGAACGCCATCCGCAAGAAGAATGAGGGGCTCAACTGGCTGCGCATGGCCTCGCGCGTGGACGCCGTGGCCTCCAAGGTGCAGACAGCCGTCACCATGAAGGGG GTGACGAAAAACATGGCACAGGTAACCAAGGCCCTGGACAAGGCCCTGAGCTCCATGGACCTGCAGAAGGTGTCGGCAGTGATGGATAAATTCGAGCAGCAGGTGCAGAATTTGGATGTTCACACGTCG GTCATGGAGGACTCCATGAGCTCGGCCACCACGCTGAGCACGCCGCAGGAGCAGGTGGACAGCCTGATCGTGCAGATCGCCGAGGAGAACGGGCTGGAGATCATGGACCAGCTCAGCCAGCTGCCCGAGGGGGCCTCGGCCGTGGGGGAGAGCTCTGTGCGATCCCAGGAGGATCAGCTGTCCCGGAG gctgGCTGCCCTGCGGAActga